TAGGAGTTTGGAATCACTTTTCTTCTACATTAATGTTTCTAACAGATTTTGTCTTTTGACTCAGGTTTTGTCAGTTTTGACTGTGGAGGCAAAGAAAATTTCACAGACGAAATTGGTCTTGAGTGGACTTCTGACATTAAACTGATTTATGGAGAAACAGCTGGTATTTCTGTTGCAAATGAGACACGCAGGCAATACCAGACCCTGAGATACTTCCCTGCAGATTCCAGGAAGTATTGTTACACGCTTAATGTCATAAGTAGGTCTAGGTACCTTCTGAGAGCAACATTCTTGTATGGTAACTTTGACAAAAACAATGTTTATCCGAAATTTGACGTTTCCCTTGGGGCGACTTACTGGTCCACAATAGTCATTTCGGATGCTAGTACTATAGAGGTCCGGGAGCTAATATTCCTGGCTTCAAGTCCTACCATCAGTGTGTGCTTATCCAATGCTGTAACTGGGCAGCCATTTATATCTACTCTTGAGCTCCGACAATTTAATGATTCAATTTACTACACAGATTATGAGGAGCTGTATTACCTCAGTGTCTCTGCAAGGATAAACTTTGGTGCAGAAAGCGAAGCTCCAGTTAGGTATGCTTAGAATAGTTGGTTAGAAGTGCCTAACAGCCTGCTATTTTGAATGCATGGTTATCTGAatgcattttaaaataaataatatacacGAAACAGTATGAGAAGAAAACATTAAGTTACTAAAGCTATTGTCACGCACATAGATGCCGAACACCCTATTAAGGGAATTTTGAGGTAGGAGAGGCTTAGTAGCTACACATTTattatttgaagttttttcCATATTATGAGATCTGATGACTGTATCTTTGTATTCTAGGTATCCTGATGACCCCTTTGATAGAATATGGGAGTCAGACTCTTTGAAGAAAGCAAATTTCCTTGTTGATGTTGCTGCTGGAACTGAAAAGGTGTCAACCCGAAAGCCAATTTATGTAAACACTAAAGAGGTACCACCTCAAAAAGTGATGCAGACAGCTGTAGAAGGCATGAATGGGTCATTAACTTACCGGTTAAATTTGGATGGTTTTCCTGGTTCTGGATGGGCAGTCGCCTACTTTGCAGAAATTGAAGATCTGGGTCCAGATGAGACTAGAAAATTTAGACTATTCCTTCCAGGCAATGCTGATTTAAGCAGGCTTGTAGCCAATATTGAAGAGAATGCTCAGGGAAAATATCGTCTTTATGAGCCTGGATTTACCAACTTATCCCTTCCCTTTGTATTATCttttggaattggaaaaacaTCTGATTCTAAGAGGGGGCCTCTTTTGAATGCTATGGAGATAAATAAGTATTTGGAGAAAAATGATGGTTCTTTACATGGTAAGTATAACAATGGTTCTTTGAGTATACATAGTATGGTTTTTTTGCTCTTGAGCATTGTTCTTTACCATGAACTTCCATGAGTTGCAGGAGCGTCTATTGCAAAAATAGTTTCATATTACTCATCATCTGATTGGGCACAAGAAGGTGGTGACCCATGTCTACCAGTTCCATGGTCATGGGTGCAGTGTAACTCGGATCCACAaccaaaaattgttaaaatgtAAACTTTTAGGCCTTTTTGAGGTTTTATCTCATCAATACCTAATCGGTTTTGCCTTGTTTAAAGTTAGTCCCATACATAGATGAATGCAGATGTCACTGATCTAACCTCAATTACTTTCTGTCCCTGGTGCTTGGCAGTACATTGTCTGGAAAGAACTTGACAGGGAATATCCCTTCAGACTTTGCAAAGTTGACCGGTTTAGTTGAGTTGTAAGTCTGGTACCACATTTCCATTTTTCTGGAGGGTCATAATTGGTTTCCATGATTAGTTCCACTAGTATTGATGACCCTTGAAGCATCATAATCCATGTCTTTTGGTTGCAGGTGGCTTGATTACAATTCATTGAGTGGTCCAATACCTGATTTTACTGGATGCATAGAATTAAAAATCATGTAATCTATCataaatttttctctttatcatGGGttctaataaataatttaggtaATTACAATCTTTACCTTGTATAGTCATCTGGAGAACAATCAGTTGACGGGTGAGCTGCCTTCCTCTTTGATGAACCTACCAAATTTGAGGGAATTGTAAGTTATCACAATTTCTATATTGGTTTATTTAATGCCTTCCAATTTCAAAGATTCTTTGCCTTAAGTTGATGCATTAGAAATTATATATGTTATGATAGATTGTAAGATATAATCCATATTTGTATTAATTCTCATTTATTTTAAGTAAGTGTTGTCATTctgttttaggcttttagctGAAGATCGTATATACTTGATGCATCTGGTGGTTGCAGGTATGTGCAAAACAATATGTTGTCAGGAACTATGCCATGGGGTCTTCTCaataaaaacttgattttgaagtgAGTGTGACTTTTTGCAATTAAAATTGGGATTCCATAAATTGTGACATtttaagaaaggaaaatattattgACATGcgcacatattaaaaaaaatttaatcttaaAATGTATGACTGCATTGCTTTGGAAATGTTAGCATTATAATTTTTAACTAAGTTCtctagaaaatgaaaatggtcTTTGGAACTTGAAAATGATACAGTTTAAACCAAAGAAGGTCACAATTGCAGTCAAATGGGTTTTGTTAGCATGGTTTTAGACTGAGAGGTCTAgatttgtttagattttttagCAAGACTTTGCTTATGGATGGCCACATAATTAATTATGGGAGTAATAAGGAATTAGATGTCATTTTAAGCTAGTTTTGTCTAAGAGGGATACCCTTTTGTTGAACTACTTTTAACTTTTCCTCCTCTTTAAAAGTTTGTTGTTTTGGAGAAGATATCATTGCTTTCAACCAAATGGTTAATGATAGGACTCGATTTTTGTATATTTCTTCTTGAAGATTACATTGTCTCTATGTTTCAAACTGTGGAAACTAAATTGACTTTGAAGCCACTGGCTCATAGTTCTGTGTTTAGATAAAAGCATAGCTATATTCAGTTTATGTATTTTACTCCACAGTATGGTTTAGATTTGTTTTTCCATGCCAAAATGTTGACTGGAGATCATATTTTCAGATTCAATATGAATGTTGATATCTACATCCTGGCTCCTCCAATGCCTTTTTGTTCATCTTGTTATTCATTGGCTTCTTTGCTATCCCctcttttttggggggggtgggggggttcTTTGTATGTGTCTGTCACTCCTATCAAGGGTGGTGATGCAGGATGGGTAGAAAATAGAgataagatgaaaagaaagagaaaacgtGATAAATCTTCCCTACCTCGAATTTACCTGAAAACCTTAGGCTTCAGAACCTAAGGGTGCTTGGAATGGCcaacaagaagaaaaacattctctaataagaaaattcatattcaaattgTACAACCTCAAACTCTTCCTGGAGCCTCTTTTTAGTAGGCTTCATGGATTACATTAAGCCACAATTACATCCCATAAAATCCTTAACAACATTAAAGATCAAAttctaaattcaaaaataaaataaaacctaatgtctcaaagaaaatctaaaataattgattttgaaatagTTTTGGTGCTCCTTGCATCATACTCCCCTGGTTGGAGAAAACTTGATCTCAAGTTTTGAAGTGCTTGAGGATAAGACTGCTTGTACTGGAGAATTTCAAAAACTCTTGAAGTACATCCAACTTCGCTTAGAACAAAGAAGCCTTTTGTTCCACCATATTAAATATGTCTAGAATGATACAAACAATCGGTGGAGTAAATGATACAACCTTATCTTGCTCTATAGTAAACACCGTCATACCAAACTTTCCACTTCATCCATTATGTACATCCtctaaaatttctctctctagcTGAATTTTTGCCTCATCAAATAATGACCCCAACAAATTGAATCAGGTCTACTGCATATGGTTTTGGCTGTATTAAGTGTACATTTGTTGGAGCTTGTATTTCTGTTTTGGCACAAAATTTTGGTGCCTCAACACTATTGTCCCTCATGTGAAGCTTTACCCCCAAGATTATTGGGTAGTTTTTGGGTGGAAGCCATTATTTTGTCAAATCGGGCATTATTCCTTGCAGTTTTGTGAGCTAGGTCCTGGATGGCCTTCAGTATGTCTTCCAATGATATTGGGTGGACTTAGGGCTAGAAACTGTATGAACACTCATCTCATCTTTTTCAAATTGTGCCACATAGCCAGTAGGTCTATTCCACTCACTCAAATGGTCAAATTGTTTCTTTGGTCTACAAAGTAAGCTTGATAGGATTTAGGCAAGCATTTCTTTTGATATGATTAGAGGTTATATATTTTGCAtagtttttctttcatttcttcccAATCAGTTTTGGGGGGGTTGTCCCTTCTAAGGCGAAGGTTTTCAATATTGTGCCAATAGTCCATAGCTTAACATATCAATTTCATCTTGGCAAACTGAACCTTTTTTGCATTTGACAAACCTACTTGTTTAAAAAATGATCCATCTCATGTAACCACTTAGTGAAGATCCGTGGGTCTTGTCAACCATCGAATATTGGTGCTTGTAATAATACTAGttcattaaataattattacaaaaattttagttgGGCTAATAAACGAAAACAATTTGAAATCAAATACAAAGTGCAACAGTGAGTACCCAATAGACTGTGGCGGGTCTGCTCGAGTAGTGGTGGTACAACCTTTCCAATGAAGCTTGGAGGAAGGTCACAACAGGTGATGGAAGCTGTGATGGTTTGCAGTGATGTGACAGGTGCTCAGCTGGCGACTATGAGTTGCAGTAGTGGTTGTTTGGTGTTTCCCGGCGTAATTGGTGTGATGCCAATACACAGAGTCAAGAGCGTGGTTCTTTGATGGCGACTAAACTGGCCTCTGGTGCTTGGGTGGTGAAGGAAGGGTGgatttgggttgtgggtttgagaGGAAGATCTCGATTGGGttttttgtgggattttgaGTATGGGTGTACCTATATGGTCAACTGTTGTGGGTGAGTGCTGTGAGGAGGTTTTGGCTAAGAGTCTTGTAGTGATGGGTTTTTCAGGGATGGTGGTGGGGTTTTCCCGCATTGGTTTAGTAACTGCAACTAGATGAGGGAGACCTTTCGGCAAAGGCCACACTTGGCTTTGGGTTGGAATTGAGGGAATCTAGGTGTGGAGTTGTAGTTGAGTGGACTTTGGGTGGTTGATATGAGTGACATGATTCTTTAAGATTGAGAAGTTTGGATGGATGGAGGATGGGCTCTAAAATTGATTTATGACTGTGGTCTGTTGATTGGATTGAGGTTACTCTGATATCAAATTTGATGCAAGACAGGGTAAGAAAAAATACagttaaaggaaaagaaagagaaaatagtaGAAATCCTAAACTTCACCGCCTAGAATTTGCGTGAAAACCTTACACTTCACCACCAAAGGGTACTTGGATTAACCACCAAGCAAGAACAACGTTCTTTAATCAGAAAAGTCCTATTCAAATTGTATTGTCTCAAACTATTCCTAGAGccttttttaatagtttttaggGATTACATTAACCAACAATTACATCCCATAAAATCCTCAACAACATTaaaggccaaaataaaaaataaaataaaactagtccaaaattcaaatataaagtcTGGTATCTCAAAAAAGGTAAtctgaaataaaaatttttgaaataattttggtGTCCCTTGCATGTGCTTGTCAATCCAACCaagggctgccttggccttggcagcgtgcccatggggggctgccttggccttggctgctgCTTGCATTCAAATTTGGATTGATttccaaaaaatgagggtttttttggaaaaggaggttatttgcccccgGGAGGCAGGCATTGGGCATGCTAGGATGCCCGAGGGCTTGCTTGCATGCACGCCACGCTACATCGCCCCACATCATCCCGCACTTCGGCAAAATTGGctgaatggggagcccacaggccgatgctaGGAGCACGCGGATGCTGAGGCATGCTGTGAGGCGCATGCTGCCCGCCACGATTGTTGCAACAATGTCTCCAcaggcataactacagcccagGCTTccgccgccgccaccaccaccgcGGCAATCTGCATCGGTCCACACCTCGAGTTGATTGGCGGACCGGCTAttgccgttccacatccgacctaGGAGGTTGAGGATATAAGATTTGGACCAAGAAGGAGGCAAAAATTATAGGTGGATTGATGATTAGATCAGCAAAGGCATGATAAGTGGATGGAGATCCTGGTAGGAGAGTGATGCTTGTGATAGGAGCACCCTTAAGGTATTGTAAAATGCATTTGACAGCTTGAGAATGAGTTGTAGCTGAAGCATGCAAGACAGACTTGGTTGACCAAGTTGCACCAGGTAGGGTTGGTGAGTGTCAAATATTACAAGGGACCAACAATGTTTTTATTGAGTAGGATTAGGTAAGAGAAAACCATTGGATAAAGCTGTTTTTGGTCCAGAAACAACTGGAGTGGTACAAGGATATTAGAGCATATTTATTTTGTGCCAAAGAAAGGTCATGAGAGGAATGAGATGCCTAAATTCCTAGGAAGAAGTGAATGTCCTAATTAGACCTAGTGAATTTAGTGCCAAGAGATGCTGACAAAGTTGGTGAGCATAGAATGATTGGCTCCTATAAGGATGATATCATCAGCATAGAGAAGGAGAATAAGGGAGCTATTGGAGAGTGTAAGACAAACATGGAACTATGCAAAACTGATGAAACCATATCGGATCAAAAGGAAATAAAACGGTCAAACCAAGCTTGGGAGGCTTGACACATACCAATGATACCATACATAGCCTTAAGTCAACAAACATGTGTAAGATGACTAGCATGAACAAAACTAGGAGCTTGTTGCATGTAAACTTCTTCATTAAGGACATTATGAAGGAAAGTATTAGTAACATCAAGTTGATGAATGGGCTGGTGGATGGTAATGGTGATAGAGAGGATAGTATGAATGAAGTGGGCTTAACAATAgtactaaatgtattagaaaaATCAACATTGGGGTGTTGATACAAACCTTTTGCCACA
The sequence above is drawn from the Quercus robur chromosome 7, dhQueRobu3.1, whole genome shotgun sequence genome and encodes:
- the LOC126691765 gene encoding probable LRR receptor-like serine/threonine-protein kinase At1g67720 isoform X7; protein product: MEIKPLLLSFFFFFFILLLLDASRAQMPGFVSFDCGGKENFTDEIGLEWTSDIKLIYGETAGISVANETRRQYQTLRYFPADSRKYCYTLNVISRSRYLLRATFLYGNFDKNNVYPKFDVSLGATYWSTIVISDASTIEVRELIFLASSPTISVCLSNAVTGQPFISTLELRQFNDSIYYTDYEELYYLSVSARINFGAESEAPVRYPDDPFDRIWESDSLKKANFLVDVAAGTEKVSTRKPIYVNTKEVPPQKVMQTAVEGMNGSLTYRLNLDGFPGSGWAVAYFAEIEDLGPDETRKFRLFLPGNADLSRLVANIEENAQGKYRLYEPGFTNLSLPFVLSFGIGKTSDSKRGPLLNAMEINKYLEKNDGSLHGASIAKIVSYYSSSDWAQEGGDPCLPVPWSWVQCNSDPQPKIVKITLSGKNLTGNIPSDFAKLTGLVELWLDYNSLSGPIPDFTGCIELKIIHLENNQLTGELPSSLMNLPNLRELYVQNNMLSGTMPWGLLNKNLILNYSGNINLRKGSKSGSHMNIIIGSSVGAGVLLIATIALCLFMSKGKKRYFEQGMKLEKSSHLSYFYKKLLLVQQTYFDFVIDQLDHSSPVLRLASSKSKAHTEAAYCFTFSEIEDSTRKFEKKIGSGGFGVVYYGKMKDGKEIAVKVLTHNSFQGKREFLNEVTLLSRIHHRNLVQFLGYCREGERCMLVYEFMHNGTLKEHLYGHKSINWFKRLQIAEDAAKGIEYLHTGCVPAIIHRDLKSSNILLDKHMRAKVSDFGLSKLAVDGASHVSSIVWGTVGYLDPEYYISQQLSDKSDVYSFGVILLELISGHEAISNESFGVNCTNIVQWAKLHIESGDIQGIIDPSLHGEFDIQSIWKIAEKALMCVQPHRHMRPSISEVLKEIQDAITIEREAAVAARGKFR
- the LOC126691765 gene encoding probable LRR receptor-like serine/threonine-protein kinase At1g67720 isoform X11, which produces MEIKPLLLSFFFCFILLLLDASKAQMPGFVSFDCGGKENFTDEIGLEWTSDIKLIYGETAGISVANETRRQYQTLRYFPADSRKYCYTLNVISRSRYLLRATFLYGNFDKNNVYPKFDVSLGATYWSTIVISDASTIEVRELIFLASSPTISVCLSNAVTGQPFISTLELRQFNDSIYYTDYEELYYLSVSARINFGAESEAPVRYPDDPFDRIWESDSLKKANFLVDVAAGTEKVSTRKPIYVNTKEVPPQKVMQTAVEGMNGSLTYRLNLDGFPGSGWAVAYFAEIEDLGPDETRKFRLFLPGNADLSRLVANIEENAQGKYRLYEPGFTNLSLPFVLSFGIGKTSDSKRGPLLNAMEINKYLEKNDGSLHGASIAKIVSYYSSSDWAQEGGDPCLPVPWSWVQCNSDPQPKIVKITLSGKNLTGNIPSDFAKLTGLVELWLDYNSLSGPIPDFTGCIELKIIHLENNQLTGELPSSLMNLPNLRELYVQNNMLSGTMPWGLLNKNLILNYSGNINLRKGSKSGSHMNIIIGSSVGAGVLLIATIALCLFMSKGKKRYFEQDQLDHSSPVLRLASSKSKAHTEAAYCFTFSEIEDSTRKFEKKIGSGGFGVVYYGKMKDGKEIAVKVLTHNSFQGKREFLNEVTLLSRIHHRNLVQFLGYCREGERCMLVYEFMHNGTLKEHLYGHKSINWFKRLQIAEDAAKGIEYLHTGCVPAIIHRDLKSSNILLDKHMRAKVSDFGLSKLAVDGASHVSSIVWGTVGYLDPEYYISQQLSDKSDVYSFGVILLELISGHEAISNESFGVNCTNIVQWAKLHIESGDIQGIIDPSLHGEFDIQSIWKIAEKALMCVQPHRHMRPSISEVLKEIQDAITIEREAAVAARGKFR
- the LOC126691765 gene encoding probable LRR receptor-like serine/threonine-protein kinase At1g67720 isoform X10: MEIKPLLLSFFFFFFILLLLDASRAQMPGFVSFDCGGKENFTDEIGLEWTSDIKLIYGETAGISVANETRRQYQTLRYFPADSRKYCYTLNVISRSRYLLRATFLYGNFDKNNVYPKFDVSLGATYWSTIVISDASTIEVRELIFLASSPTISVCLSNAVTGQPFISTLELRQFNDSIYYTDYEELYYLSVSARINFGAESEAPVRYPDDPFDRIWESDSLKKANFLVDVAAGTEKVSTRKPIYVNTKEVPPQKVMQTAVEGMNGSLTYRLNLDGFPGSGWAVAYFAEIEDLGPDETRKFRLFLPGNADLSRLVANIEENAQGKYRLYEPGFTNLSLPFVLSFGIGKTSDSKRGPLLNAMEINKYLEKNDGSLHGASIAKIVSYYSSSDWAQEGGDPCLPVPWSWVQCNSDPQPKIVKITLSGKNLTGNIPSDFAKLTGLVELWLDYNSLSGPIPDFTGCIELKIIHLENNQLTGELPSSLMNLPNLRELYVQNNMLSGTMPWGLLNKNLILNYSGNINLRKGSKSGSHMNIIIGSSVGAGVLLIATIALCLFMSKGKKRYFEQDQLDHSSPVLRLASSKSKAHTEAAYCFTFSEIEDSTRKFEKKIGSGGFGVVYYGKMKDGKEIAVKVLTHNSFQGKREFLNEVTLLSRIHHRNLVQFLGYCREGERCMLVYEFMHNGTLKEHLYGHKSINWFKRLQIAEDAAKGIEYLHTGCVPAIIHRDLKSSNILLDKHMRAKVSDFGLSKLAVDGASHVSSIVWGTVGYLDPEYYISQQLSDKSDVYSFGVILLELISGHEAISNESFGVNCTNIVQWAKLHIESGDIQGIIDPSLHGEFDIQSIWKIAEKALMCVQPHRHMRPSISEVLKEIQDAITIEREAAVAARGKFR
- the LOC126691765 gene encoding probable LRR receptor-like serine/threonine-protein kinase At1g67720 isoform X8; the encoded protein is MEIKPLLLSFFFCFILLLLDASKAQMPGFVSFDCGGKENFTDEIGLEWTSDIKLIYGETAGISVANETRRQYQTLRYFPADSRKYCYTLNVISRSRYLLRATFLYGNFDKNNVYPKFDVSLGATYWSTIVISDASTIEVRELIFLASSPTISVCLSNAVTGQPFISTLELRQFNDSIYYTDYEELYYLSVSARINFGAESEAPVRYPDDPFDRIWESDSLKKANFLVDVAAGTEKVSTRKPIYVNTKEVPPQKVMQTAVEGMNGSLTYRLNLDGFPGSGWAVAYFAEIEDLGPDETRKFRLFLPGNADLSRLVANIEENAQGKYRLYEPGFTNLSLPFVLSFGIGKTSDSKRGPLLNAMEINKYLEKNDGSLHGASIAKIVSYYSSSDWAQEGGDPCLPVPWSWVQCNSDPQPKIVKITLSGKNLTGNIPSDFAKLTGLVELWLDYNSLSGPIPDFTGCIELKIIHLENNQLTGELPSSLMNLPNLRELYVQNNMLSGTMPWGLLNKNLILNYSGNINLRKGSKSGSHMNIIIGSSVGAGVLLIATIALCLFMSKGKKRYFEQGMKLEKSSHLSYFYKKLLLVQQTYFDFVIDQLDHSSPVLRLASSKSKAHTEAAYCFTFSEIEDSTRKFEKKIGSGGFGVVYYGKMKDGKEIAVKVLTHNSFQGKREFLNEVTLLSRIHHRNLVQFLGYCREGERCMLVYEFMHNGTLKEHLYGHKSINWFKRLQIAEDAAKGIEYLHTGCVPAIIHRDLKSSNILLDKHMRAKVSDFGLSKLAVDGASHVSSIVWGTVGYLDPEYYISQQLSDKSDVYSFGVILLELISGHEAISNESFGVNCTNIVQWAKLHIESGDIQGIIDPSLHGEFDIQSIWKIAEKALMCVQPHRHMRPSISEVLKEIQDAITIEREAAVAARGKFR